CATGCGCTTCGTGCGGTCCTTCTCCGACATGTTCAGGATGGTCGTGTCGATCGTCTTGTCCTCGAACTCGTCGCACTCGTCGTCGTTCAcgtacggcggcggcaggtcGCGGCGCGGTGGCACGTACTTCTTGGCTGTGTCGCCGTCGGACTGCAGGTTACGCATCTTCTGGATGTCCTTCATGttgcgcggcagcaggtccggcagcggtgtcggcacgcgcacgggATGCAGCGCGTCCTCATCCATCTTGCTCGGACGGGTGGGTAGCGGCATCACGTACCCTGGTGGGAACTCAAACGGCTGCGGCTCGGCTGTTGCAACAGGCATTTTTGTCGTGCTGTTGCGTGGtggagggagaaaggggggaggataATACGGGTGATCAACGgaggtgtatgtgtgtgtgtgtgtgtgtcggggaggagggggtgcactTCATGTAGTGCTGGCGACGGTGATAACGGCAGCACAGACAGCCACCATTCAGTGATGGTGGGAGGAGAGCAGAAGAGATGCAGAGGCACGTGCACGATGTGAGCTGGCGAGAACCCTGACATGCACAACGCAGCACAACGTTGGGCAAGGGGGTAGGTAAAGGCAGTGCACCATCGCCGACAGCATGTGTGCACCCGACttgagagacagagagaaaagagcATGGGTGCACAACCCAGCATGGCCCCCGTCCTCCTGCGACGAGGGACGGGACGGGGGTAAGGCACGGACCCGCTTCtcttctgcagctcctgtTCGATGTCCTgttgtctgtctgtgtctgtgtctccgAAATACGCGCGGGAGCGCGGCATGGTTCATGTGCAcatggaggtgggggagagagagggatagAGGCGAGAGGCGAGCGGTGGAGCGACGAGAGAACGGCAgcacacaaaaggaaaaggaatACAAGAAACCATCACAGCAACAGAGCAAGATAAACGAATGGTAGACAAGATAAGGAGCCACAACAGTCACAGCTAGACAACAGCCATGTCTCCCCGTCTTTCCAAGACAGCGCAGCGTACGCGTGTGCAGGGGACGATCAGCGGAACCACGGTGTGGGTGTCtactcaccaccacccgccgccgtcagcggcatcTCAAGAGGAAGTGTCGGCGCGACGATGCGCCTACAGTTCTGTGTCCCGGGtgaacacacagacacgaaACAAAAGACAACAGCGCATGCCCCATTCACATACTCTTCGTTTCGTTGCCAGAGATGCGAGACCCCTCGCACGTCGCAACGCCTTCCTTGGTGCACACTTGGTACTGTGCTGTCATGCGCGAGGAGCCCTCCAGCGGGAACGCCGCGGTAGAGTCTGTGAagacgccgcagctgcgccgcagggACACAAAGTGAATGGACAAATCCTCCCCATCTCCCGCAACGGCATCGCTGACGATGGACACGACAAAGCGCACctcggccgcagcggctgtcGAGGCTGCGTTCGAGGAGGATCCACTACTCGCgccaacggcggcagcgctaaCTGCGGTTGGATCTAGCAGAGGGACAACCAATACGGaggcgccgttgctgctcgtgctcggATCGACGACCACCTTTATGGACACATCACGGGCCACGACGTACGTTCGGCAGCCTGTCACGCTCTCGATATCGTCACAGGACTCGCGAACCACCTTCGCCGACTGATTCGCCTGTCGGTGCACCACCGAGAGGGCTGTGCCGTGAAGCGGGATGGGACGggccgcgacgacggtgccAAAGTTGTCGAGCGTCTCGCTCACCGTCTCCAGCGAAAGTGTcacgagcagctccaccgcgcgCCGCGCCCTGAGCTCAAGGACCAGCCGCGGTCGGCCCTCCACAAAGGCATTCCGCACCTGGTACCGGTGTCGGTCCCACATGGTGTagcacacgccgccgcctgcaaatgctgccagcgcctccccccactccacccACATCGTGCCCTTGCGTTCGTTTAGAGCGACCGCCTCCGGTGACAACGCCGCGCCGGCTCTGGGGTTGAGCGCGTGCGAGGCCAGAACGCGGGAGGACACCTGCCCGTGCAGGCTCGCCGTGGTGGACGCAATGGCACTGAGGCTAGGGTCGGGCTGGTCGTACCACGTTGTGTACTTCCACTTCTTCTCGTAGTGGATCTTGTTTTTCGTCTCCCACGTCCACGGGTTCTTCAGCTGCACCATGCGCAGATCCAGCTCCTTGTAGAAGGCGACGTCGCGCAGGAAGTAGATGTGGCCGGGCAGGAACTGCGGCACCGCGCCTTTCACCGGCATGATACGCGAGGAGCGCTTGCGGGACATGTCCACGGTCGCACTCGACTGCTCGTCGGTGGGGGccggggagaagaggagtACCGTGCAGCCGGCCCGTACACTCCGCTCGAGGTAGCGAAAGAGCGACCGGAACGCGTCGTCCCTCGGGTtctgcgcggcggccgcccaCAAGGAGTCGAGAAAGCGTACAGGGAATCCAGTGAAGTCGCCGAGGGCCTCCATGGCGTCGACGAGGCACGTCGCCGCGTATGAGCCAAGCGACTTGGCATACGCCTTttcgagcagctgcacccaCAGTCGGCGCGGGTCCTCGGCACAGCTCGCAAACAGCGGTCCTCTCAGCGACGCAGGCACGTAGTCGTCGACAAGGTACGTGTGCCACCACCCattgtgcagcagcgtcactCGGTAGCAGCCCTGAgacctctccctcttgccCACGTGCGCGCTCACGGGGTGGCGGAACATCCACCGCACATGGTCCGGGaactgcgccaccgccgccatcgcagccACCACCGTGTGGTTGCTCAGCTCACCCTGCTTCACCAGGAAGCACGAGATCTCACCGCGGAATAGACGCGTCTGCGACACCTCGGCGAGGTAGATGTACTCCTccggccgccgccatgtGACGGCCGGTATGACGACCGCGTCGAACTCAGGGCGACACAGGCTCTCCGAACTCGGGCGGAAGTTGAGGTCCGTGAAGCGGAGGTTGTTCTGGAGGCAGCACTTCAGGTACGCCTGCTGGTCCGAGGCTCGGCTCCACTTGCCAAGCGCCTTGCGCACAGCGTTGATACCGGCGCTGATCTTGCGCAGCGACTGCGTCACCGACGGAGAGACGTAGTCGCACGGAACCGGCACTCGCTTTGCCATGAAGTGCGGCATATGTGCCACCCCACTCATGAAAAAGTTCGTCTCCTCCGGCAAGACGGCAATCGTAATCTCCGTCTCGCCGGTACCCGCGACGGACGAGAGCATGGCGCGCTCGTTGATCTTTTCGTTGCCGCGCAGATGGCactgcacgcgcaccaccatcacctcctGCAGGGTATCGTTGTAGAAGTGGTACTCGCCTTTTGGGGTCTTGATCTTGTACAGCATACCCTCCGAAAAGACCCGAGTGACGAGACCGGAGACGCTCGGCTGTCCAAAGCTGAAGCGGCTGGATGGGGTGTAGGGCGCCGAGAAGTAATTGAGGTCATCAAACTCATCCATATCGGCATCATCGTCGTCCCCCTTGTCGCAGCCGTCCGTCTCCGCAATCTGCTgcaagaggcgctgcgcctccgtcagGCCTTTCCCTGCCCTCGCTGTTTCCGCCTTCTTCTCTGGCGAGTCCACGAGCTGTGGCACCGAAACACTACGAGAGCGACGGGTCCCAGCCACGCTGGGCTGTTTTAACTCgtgagcaccgccgctggtggaCAAGCAAGCCGTCAGCATCTCTTCTTTGCGCTCCAAAAGCTCACGGCACGCCTTCGTCGCGAGGCGGTACCGCGGCACCGCTTTCTGATGCTCCTCGAGGTAGTCGTAGATAACGTGCAGCACTTCCGGATCAGAGACGGCGCACACAAAGGCCACAAGCTTCTCTGCGGCCATGCGGTTCGCCGGTGAGATGTGCAGGTTGTCGGTGAGACCGTACTGCCGCGTCTCGGGTCGCTCCTCTGGCACAACCGAGTCTGCCGCCAGACTCGCTGAGGACTCCGTGATGGCTGCCTTGGTCCCGCTCATCTCCAATGACTCCACTGAGTGATGCCGCCTCGTGCGTCGCGGTGAAGCGGGTGGGGCATCTTTTTCCGCCGTCTCGCGAGCAACACAACTCGCCGCACTGCTCGTTTCCGGTATTGCTGTGGACGCGAAGCTGGTTCTTCGGGGGCGCGTTCGCTGTTTCGTGCTTGTGTCCGGtgacagctgctgcagctggagggcaGTCGTTTTCTCAACCCCTGTTGACAGTGTTGCAACAGTGCCTAGGGAGAAAACCGTTGGCCGCGAGACAGGGAGACTGGTCGGCGTTCCGTTGACACCATCAGCTCCATGTGCACCCGTTGGTGGCGCCTCAAAACACTTGCTTGACCGCTGACCACTCGGTGCCTGTCGGGATTCGTGGAGCTGGCCCTTCGCCGCCTGCCAGCGCTCTTCGGTGGCAGCCGGGGGTACTTGTGCAAGGCCGTTTGCGGCGGACAAGCGTGGTGTCGCATCGATCATGTTTGCAGCCCTTGCAGTGCTTCTGGCAGGCGGAAGGGTCCCCGGGCGAATCAACGACGGCATACCAGTCGGTAGGGTGGCGCCTGGGGACCAGGGCTgagactgctgcgcctcagGATGCCGCTCTGCTgtggtcgctgccgctgagtCCCTTGGAACAACAAACTCTGGCCCTTTCTTGCCGTCTAAAGAAGCGATGCGCCGCGTCGGCACCATGTTAACACGGGCGGCCCGCTTCAGTGGCGAGTTTGCTGTCGCGCCTCCCTGAGCAACAGGGCTGTGATCAcccgtcgccgccgatgctgcCATGAGAGGTGCAGGATCGTTGGTGGCGCTGACAGTCACGGGTGACGCTCTTTCCCCTTCTGTGCGCTTTGTTGGGGGTCCGTGGGTGACTTGCTTGTTCACCTTCAGAGCCGCTGTGGGCGAGACGGTCTGTTTCGGAACGTTCGTCTCAACTCCTGCAGCGAGGCCCCACGGCAGTACCATGTCCTGAATCGGCGGGGTCAGGAGTCCAGCAGGCCCTGACGAGCTCAACGACAAGACATCGTCTGCTTCAGCGTCTGTCATTGGACTGACTGGTCGTCGCTGGGACACCTCGCGCAGTACCAGCGCCTCCGTGCTGCAATCATCTTCCAGCCACTTAGCAGCCTCGATCTGCAGCGACCGAgtgcggtgcggtggcggcttcTGCTTCTTCTTTCGACTACGAGCCAGCTCCGCGACAGAGGCGGCCCCCGGTGCcccgccggcgccacacaACCTCGGGTGCAAAGCAAGGGCGTCGTTGCATTTTGGCGTAAAGTGCGTCGGAACAGCAGGAAGGCCGGCCACCATGGCACCGCTGACCTCGGTGGTGCTTATGGACTGATCATTGCCGTGGAGTCGGAAACCTCGTGAAATGCCGGGGAGAGGGCTCAACATGCCAGGCTTCAGCGGCGTCATAACGGTGTCGTGACGATCGAGAGCAGAAGCCGCACTGGGACTGGGGCGGTACCCTGCTGAGCCTACGCGGGACACGGAGTCGAGAAAGTTCGAGTCCGCCCCGTACGGGGAATGCGAAACCTCTGAGAAGGGCAGAGAGTCGAAGCTGTCAATGTTCATGACGGCCCAATTCGCACCTTTAAAGGCCCCGACCGGGTCGCTCTGGGACATCACCGAGTCGTCGGATGATGTAGACACTACAGCGAGCGGTATCTTCGGCATGATGACGCTACCTTTGTATGCTTTCTCTACTGTCACAGAgccgggggagagggtgaagCGTCCGCGGGGCTACGCGTCGACGCGGGCTCTGCTGAGCGGGTGAAAGAAAAATgagaaagacacacacaaacaggtGCGCTCGAGGATCGACGACAGAACAGAGGTCAGAGGCGGCCGGGAAGGTGCcagaggacgaggtgggCAGTGAGCCGTGCAAGGGGATCAGCAAGCATACGGGGAGTACAACTGCacaaaggagagggggaggggaggggcaggagCGCAACAAGCTAgcaaaacagaaaaaagtGATGCCGATGATGACAAGCCCCCTCCGTCCAACTCTTTTGTTTGCTGAGacagcacagagacacaccggggaggcgggggagagTAAGGGGACGCCCCGGCTTTGGGTATTATGTGCGACGGCGCCCCAGCTGGCAGATTACAGAAAgcgacacagacagagagaaagatctacacatatatgtatgtatgcacacacacacgcaatgCGAGCCTAACAAGTGCCCTCACTCTCCCCTCCACGATCACGCAGCTACGCCCGGACGGGGGCGAGAGGAGCCAAAACAAGTGCGACCTGCGATTCCTTTGCGCGCAGAGtggcgtgtctgtgtggcgGAGTGTGTATGCGTAATGGATGTCtccttgtgtgtgtcagGGAAACCAAGTAGCGGGATGGGAGGAAGCAAGCAGGCGAGAGCGATGGAAAGATGAGCTCAAGTAATCCATCTTCTAAAGGTTAGGCTAAGCAGAGAGAGATTGCACCAATGAAGGATAACTGTATACATGGAGCACAAGGCAGATGGCGAGagatgagcagcggcagtgatgGCGGCGTTGGGGCAGGCTGTGGTACTACGCGCAGTGCAACAGTGCAGGGTGTCCTTCGTCGGTGGGTGTGGCCACTCAGCAACGACGCGCAGCTACGCGTTTCGGCCAGTAACTGTGAAGCTGCGAAGAGAGCGAAAGTAAGGGAgttagtgtgtgtgtgtgcgtgtgtgtgcttagGGGGCGTTGACGGTAGTACAAGGGGAGGCGTCTCAGCGCGCCCCTATGCCCAGATAGGTCGAGGAAGTGTGCCTGTGCTTTCCCTACCCACGCAGCCGTTGCGGCAGTAACCGAATGTACACCAGGCCAACGCCAAATCAGGTGCGGTGGTGATTTCAcggcaccccctcctcacaGCGTTGGCGGAGACGAACacaagggagagaaaggggcaGATGAGAGGAGTGCTCTGTTCTGTGTCGTACGGTGGGGCCGTGTGGAGTTGGAGAAGACGGAAGACGACGGCGGGAGAGTGGAGTGGTGTGAACATTTTTATGATGGCATGCACGACTGTAAATGGGGATAGCAGGAGTTCGCCTTCggagaaagaagagagagagcaggagGAATCCAGAAGACGCATGCCTCGATTACCCTTGCAGTTGTGTTAGCTGCCTGCACGGCTGTTACGCGAGGTCGCTTAGAAATGATGCGGGGGAACGTCAAGCGCTCTTGATGCCTCATGTAAAAGCAGTTCGAGCCCCTCTGCTGCGGGTACCCCATCGCCGtcggggaggggtgggggacaaGGCAGTGCCCGCTACTCTGCACGTCGCAGATACGCGTAGGTGCGATCAggcgtgtatgtatgtgtatgtatgtgtatgtatgtgtatgtgtgtgtgtgtggggggggggggctcttACTTCGTTGCCGTCTCCTTTCGTCTGCTCTGTCACTGGCCTGCGCAAGGGCACGACTGCACGGATAGGGCTcagacatacacacacacacatgtacatacacatacacatatgtacatacacatacacatatgtacatacacatacacatatgtacatacacatacacatatgtacatacacatacacatatgtacatacacatacacatatgtacatacacatacacatatgtacatacacatacacatatgtacatacacatacacatatgtacatacacatacacatatgtacatacacatacacatatgtacatacacatacacatatacacaacaatacacatacacatatgtacatacacatacacatatgtacatacacatacacatatgtacatacacatacacatatgtacatacacatacacatatgtacatacacatacacatatgtacatacacatacacatatgtacatacacatacacatatgtacatacacatacacatatgtacatacacatacacatatgtacatacacatacacatatacacatacacatacacatatgtacatacacatacacatatgtacatacacatacacatatgtacatacacatacacatatacacatacacatacacatatgtacatacacatacacatatacatatacacatacacatatgtacatacacatacacacacacatatacacatacacatatgtacatacacatacacatatgtacatacacatacacatatgtacatacacatacacatatacatacacatacacacacatacacatatgtacatacacacagcCACTGACAAAACGGTGCTACACGCCAATGACGGTGTCCAATACGACCTTGTGCGAGAAACACACGTACCACATTTCGTCCAaatggcggtggcgatggcacaaagaaaaaacaaGAAACTAAAGGAATACATGAACACACAACAGCCACACGACACACACCATCCAATATCACGGAAAGAAAGCACGCAAGACGCTCGCACACAACATTCCTTGCGAGCGTGCGGCACAGACTCCCTACTCTACATCGAACGTAACGGGATGAAGCACATGAGCACCTGATCGGTGCTAAGGAATGTCTTTGCTTCTGCGCATGCTCGTCGGCGAGCACGTGCGTGCTGTCACTTGGTGCCTGCCGCTATCATTGGCGGTGGCacatcgctgccgccaagCACAAGATCGACAGTCACTCCCGAGCCGTAGTGCATGCGCAGTTGCCCTGGTAGGTAACTTTGGTAGTTCATGGCTGTCGCGCTCACCTCCATCGAGGACTCGAGGAGGATCGGCCGACTGAGAT
This genomic stretch from Leishmania mexicana MHOM/GT/2001/U1103 complete genome, chromosome 30 harbors:
- a CDS encoding putative calpain-like protein, which translates into the protein MSGTKAAITESSASLAADSVVPEERPETRQYGLTDNLHISPANRMAAEKLVAFVCAVSDPEVLHVIYDYLEEHQKAVPRYRLATKACRELLERKEEMLTACLSTSGGAHELKQPSVAGTRRSRSVSVPQLVDSPEKKAETARAGKGLTEAQRLLQQIAETDGCDKGDDDDADMDEFDDLNYFSAPYTPSSRFSFGQPSVSGLVTRVFSEGMLYKIKTPKGEYHFYNDTLQEVMVVRVQCHLRGNEKINERAMLSSVAGTGETEITIAVLPEETNFFMSGVAHMPHFMAKRVPVPCDYVSPSVTQSLRKISAGINAVRKALGKWSRASDQQAYLKCCLQNNLRFTDLNFRPSSESLCRPEFDAVVIPAVTWRRPEEYIYLAEVSQTRLFRGEISCFLVKQGELSNHTVVAAMAAVAQFPDHVRWMFRHPVSAHVGKRERSQGCYRVTLLHNGWWHTYLVDDYVPASLRGPLFASCAEDPRRLWVQLLEKAYAKSLGSYAATCLVDAMEALGDFTGFPVRFLDSLWAAAAQNPRDDAFRSLFRYLERSVRAGCTVLLFSPAPTDEQSSATVDMSRKRSSRIMPVKGAVPQFLPGHIYFLRDVAFYKELDLRMVQLKNPWTWETKNKIHYEKKWKYTTWYDQPDPSLSAIASTTASLHGQVSSRVLASHALNPRAGAALSPEAVALNERKGTMWVEWGEALAAFAGGGVCYTMWDRHRYQVRNAFVEGRPRLVLELRARRAVELLVTLSLETVSETLDNFGTVVAARPIPLHGTALSVVHRQANQSAKVVRESCDDIESVTGCRTYVVARDVSIKVVVDPSTSSNGASVLVVPLLDPTAVSAAAVGASSGSSSNAASTAAAAEVRFVVSIVSDAVAGDGEDLSIHFVSLRRSCGVFTDSTAAFPLEGSSRMTAQYQVCTKEGVATCEGSRISGNETKSM